One genomic window of Oscillatoria sp. FACHB-1406 includes the following:
- a CDS encoding LdpA C-terminal domain-containing domain yields the protein MDKHRSPIHSLTTNRWFKLICGASYQDLPAIRSLTLAYTLAGADCIDVAADPAVIAAVRQALAVATGWLEEAEARGFQPSPSPWLMVSLNDGEDPHFRKAEFDPTQCPSDCPRPCEIICPAEAIRFGGAVEGVIDSRCYGCGRCLPVCPEQLISARARVFAPEAIASSIMSLEIDAIEIHTQVGRRDDFKRLWAAIHPWLHRLQAIAISCPDSPDIIPYLTSLYDLMSPLPCRLIWQTDGRPMSGDIGKGTTRAAVKLARKVLAANLPGLVQLAGGTNQHTVAKLQAEGLRSLDATSIPSVVGVAYGSYARSLLLPVLHQLEQQSLQTQTLPHLENFPALLWQAVAIADSLVSPVKGNQSNFNTAISRGILA from the coding sequence GTGGATAAACACCGATCTCCCATTCATTCATTAACAACGAATCGCTGGTTCAAGCTCATTTGTGGGGCCAGTTACCAGGATTTACCGGCTATCCGCAGTCTGACGCTCGCTTATACCTTAGCCGGTGCAGATTGCATTGACGTAGCCGCAGATCCTGCCGTTATCGCGGCCGTTCGCCAAGCGCTCGCCGTAGCGACGGGGTGGCTCGAAGAAGCCGAAGCGCGAGGATTTCAACCCAGCCCGTCGCCGTGGCTGATGGTGAGCTTGAATGATGGCGAAGATCCGCACTTCCGCAAAGCTGAATTCGACCCAACTCAATGCCCGTCCGATTGTCCTCGCCCTTGCGAGATTATTTGTCCGGCCGAAGCAATCCGCTTTGGGGGCGCAGTCGAGGGCGTAATCGATAGCCGCTGCTATGGTTGCGGTCGCTGTTTGCCGGTATGTCCGGAACAACTCATTTCGGCCCGCGCTCGCGTTTTCGCACCGGAGGCGATCGCGTCATCTATAATGAGCCTGGAGATCGACGCGATCGAAATTCATACCCAAGTCGGACGCAGGGATGATTTTAAACGACTGTGGGCAGCAATCCACCCTTGGCTACATCGGCTGCAAGCGATCGCCATTAGCTGTCCCGACAGTCCAGATATAATTCCTTACCTCACCTCCCTCTACGACCTCATGTCTCCCTTGCCTTGCCGCTTAATTTGGCAAACAGACGGTCGCCCTATGAGTGGAGATATCGGTAAAGGTACGACGCGCGCGGCGGTGAAACTCGCGCGAAAAGTCCTGGCAGCCAATTTGCCGGGATTGGTGCAGTTGGCGGGCGGTACGAACCAACATACCGTTGCGAAGTTGCAAGCAGAAGGGTTGCGATCGCTCGATGCGACCTCAATTCCTTCGGTTGTCGGCGTTGCTTATGGGAGTTACGCGCGATCGCTGCTTCTGCCTGTCCTTCACCAACTCGAACAGCAAAGTCTCCAGACGCAAACCTTACCCCATCTTGAAAACTTTCCTGCTTTATTATGGCAAGCCGTTGCGATCGCCGATTCCCTCGTCTCCCCTGTCAAAGGCAATCAATCCAACTTTAATACCGCTATATCTAGGGGAATTTTGGCTTAA
- a CDS encoding DUF4278 domain-containing protein, with protein MRLIYRGVSYESQPLSLEVTEREASGVYRGETWKHHYPKHLPNAKPNSHTLQYRGVQYQPHPILLAETRIGCSLPTIAQPESQWLAAVPQVLRHEAEQRHLSNLHRNLLYRLQIAKQKGNEVLVRQLEEESKQLALSV; from the coding sequence ATGAGATTAATCTATCGCGGCGTTAGTTACGAGAGTCAACCCCTATCCCTAGAAGTGACAGAACGGGAAGCGAGTGGGGTGTATCGGGGGGAAACTTGGAAGCATCACTATCCCAAGCACTTACCCAATGCAAAACCGAATTCTCATACTTTGCAATATCGCGGCGTACAGTATCAGCCCCACCCAATACTTTTAGCAGAGACCCGCATCGGTTGCAGTTTACCAACGATCGCTCAGCCCGAAAGTCAATGGCTTGCGGCTGTTCCCCAAGTCTTGCGCCACGAGGCAGAACAAAGGCACTTAAGCAATCTTCATCGCAATTTGCTTTATCGCCTGCAAATTGCCAAGCAAAAGGGAAATGAGGTCTTAGTTCGCCAGCTAGAGGAGGAGTCGAAACAATTAGCACTAAGCGTGTAG
- a CDS encoding DUF1003 domain-containing protein, protein MPKQSQTSTDERSTPKNRLFNLKPPRSRIVTTPLPDPIAKNIEAITALHNQELQTVSTHQQLLENWAVFFGRPVFLYSLLVVLILWIFCNAFGDFLPFTVPSFGWSEHGLDAASLIISTGVLVRQTRQENFAEQRAQLMLQLNLLSEQKIAKSIALLEELRADLPNVVNRYDPEATVMQQAADPIAVLEALQENLNQELSEIEEQESSRKEEEAERK, encoded by the coding sequence ATGCCAAAACAATCTCAGACCTCAACCGACGAACGTTCTACCCCTAAAAATCGCTTGTTTAACTTAAAACCGCCGCGCAGTCGTATCGTTACAACTCCTCTCCCCGATCCCATTGCTAAAAATATCGAAGCCATCACCGCGCTCCACAACCAAGAACTACAAACCGTTTCCACTCACCAACAACTCCTAGAAAATTGGGCAGTCTTCTTCGGGCGACCCGTATTTTTATACAGCTTACTGGTCGTCTTAATCCTGTGGATCTTCTGCAATGCGTTCGGTGACTTTCTGCCTTTTACAGTCCCTTCTTTTGGTTGGTCGGAACACGGTTTAGACGCAGCCTCCTTAATTATTTCAACCGGAGTCTTAGTCCGACAAACACGCCAAGAAAATTTTGCCGAGCAGCGCGCACAATTGATGCTGCAACTCAATCTCCTTTCCGAACAAAAAATAGCGAAGAGCATTGCCTTACTAGAAGAACTCCGCGCCGATTTACCGAATGTAGTGAATAGATACGATCCTGAAGCTACAGTGATGCAACAAGCAGCCGATCCGATTGCCGTACTAGAAGCCCTCCAGGAAAACTTGAATCAAGAGTTGTCTGAAATCGAAGAACAAGAGTCCTCAAGAAAAGAAGAGGAAGCAGAGCGAAAATAA
- a CDS encoding alpha-amylase translates to MSGLNGVMMQYFHWYIPPDGELWNEFKNNAKELAEVGVTSVWLPPAYKGSAGGYDVGYGVYDMYDLGEFDQKGSVRTKYGTKDQYLAAVKAAREAGIRVYADIVLNHKLGGDEPEETEATPLSMDNRHEPIGELQTVQVWTHFTFAGRNKMYSDMEWHWWHFDAVDYNSYNDGENAIYLFKDKSFDENVDLEKGNFDYLMGCDLDMDHPEVRDELKRWGEWFIDTTGVDGFRFDAVKHVKANFFAEWLNHCRHHAGRNLFAVGEYWSYDVEALHFFIEATGGDVLLFDAPLHYNFSVASTQGNDYDMRQIFDNTLVKDQPTLAVTLVDNHDSQPLQALESVVEGWFKPIAYALILLRTEGYPCIFYADYYGAHYKDKGSDGNEYEIWLESHKWLIDKFLYARQAYAYGDQYDYFDHANTLGWTRLGDEEHPGGMAVVLSNGDSGTKWMEVGQPNCTYIDLTEHIDEPITTNEEGWADFRCNAGSVSVWVPKS, encoded by the coding sequence ATGTCTGGATTAAATGGCGTGATGATGCAGTATTTCCACTGGTACATCCCCCCGGATGGGGAACTTTGGAACGAGTTTAAAAACAACGCCAAAGAACTCGCCGAGGTCGGAGTAACCTCGGTTTGGCTGCCTCCTGCCTACAAAGGCAGTGCGGGCGGCTACGATGTGGGCTATGGGGTGTACGATATGTACGATCTGGGTGAGTTCGACCAAAAAGGTTCGGTGCGTACCAAATATGGCACAAAAGATCAATATCTTGCCGCAGTTAAAGCCGCCCGAGAGGCAGGAATCCGAGTTTACGCCGACATCGTTCTCAACCACAAGCTAGGGGGGGATGAGCCTGAAGAGACTGAAGCAACGCCCTTAAGCATGGACAATCGCCACGAACCTATTGGTGAGTTGCAAACCGTTCAAGTTTGGACGCACTTTACCTTTGCCGGTCGCAATAAGATGTACTCCGATATGGAATGGCATTGGTGGCACTTTGATGCGGTTGACTACAACTCCTACAACGACGGAGAAAATGCTATTTATTTATTCAAAGATAAATCGTTTGACGAGAACGTAGACCTCGAGAAAGGCAACTTTGACTATCTCATGGGCTGCGATTTAGATATGGATCACCCCGAAGTTCGCGATGAATTGAAGCGGTGGGGTGAGTGGTTTATCGACACGACCGGAGTCGATGGTTTTCGGTTCGATGCGGTCAAGCACGTTAAAGCGAATTTCTTTGCAGAATGGTTAAATCATTGCCGTCATCATGCCGGTCGAAACCTCTTTGCAGTCGGCGAATACTGGTCTTATGACGTTGAAGCGCTTCACTTTTTTATTGAAGCAACGGGCGGAGATGTTTTACTGTTTGATGCCCCCTTGCACTATAACTTCAGTGTCGCCAGCACGCAGGGTAACGACTACGATATGCGGCAGATTTTTGATAATACTTTAGTCAAAGATCAGCCGACTTTAGCTGTTACTTTAGTGGACAATCACGATTCCCAACCGTTGCAAGCGTTGGAATCTGTAGTGGAAGGTTGGTTCAAGCCCATTGCTTATGCTTTGATCCTGCTGCGGACTGAAGGTTATCCTTGTATCTTTTATGCTGATTATTATGGCGCGCATTATAAAGATAAGGGGAGTGATGGCAATGAATACGAAATTTGGCTCGAAAGCCATAAATGGTTAATCGATAAGTTTTTGTATGCCCGTCAAGCCTATGCTTATGGCGATCAATACGATTATTTCGACCATGCCAATACGCTCGGTTGGACGCGCTTGGGCGATGAAGAACATCCCGGCGGTATGGCAGTGGTGTTGAGTAATGGCGATAGCGGTACGAAGTGGATGGAAGTGGGACAACCCAATTGCACTTACATCGATCTTACCGAGCATATCGACGAACCGATTACGACGAATGAGGAAGGTTGGGCTGATTTTCGCTGCAATGCAGGTTCGGTTTCAGTATGGGTGCCGAAGTCTTAA
- a CDS encoding isochorismatase produces MNAPQLLPIPNFYNPEAIEKVWRVPYGERSTQAESWAKQHEIKPAAFDKARVCLLLIDVQNTFCLPEFELFVAGQSGKGAIEDSARLCELIYKNLGIVTEIVPTMDTHAAVQIFHPIFWINEAGEHPSPASLISLDEVEGGAWKTNPAIAPSLTGGDVEALQNYGYYYVKKLSDEGKYPLTVWPYHSMLGGIGHSLVSAVEEAIFFHSIARCSPTRFELKGNNPLTENYSVLRPEVLEDAKGLLKAAKNKALIDHLLEFDAVIIAGQAKSHCVAWTIDDLLTEIKAREPKLAGKVYLLDDCASAVVIPGIVDFTEQAEASYARFAEAGMHRVNSTDAIATWPDFPIN; encoded by the coding sequence ATGAACGCTCCTCAACTCCTTCCTATTCCCAATTTTTACAATCCAGAAGCGATCGAAAAAGTTTGGCGTGTTCCCTATGGAGAACGGTCAACCCAAGCTGAATCTTGGGCGAAGCAACACGAAATCAAGCCCGCTGCTTTCGATAAAGCGCGCGTTTGTTTGTTATTAATTGACGTACAAAATACCTTTTGTCTGCCAGAATTTGAACTGTTTGTCGCGGGTCAATCGGGTAAGGGAGCAATTGAGGATAGCGCGCGATTGTGCGAGTTGATTTATAAAAATTTGGGAATCGTTACCGAGATTGTCCCGACGATGGATACGCACGCAGCCGTGCAAATTTTCCATCCCATTTTTTGGATTAACGAGGCGGGAGAACATCCTTCCCCTGCGTCTCTGATTAGTCTTGATGAGGTTGAAGGAGGCGCATGGAAAACTAATCCCGCGATCGCGCCAAGTTTAACGGGCGGCGATGTTGAGGCGCTGCAAAATTATGGCTATTACTACGTTAAAAAACTGAGCGATGAAGGGAAATATCCCCTCACAGTTTGGCCCTATCATTCAATGTTGGGCGGCATCGGGCATTCCTTAGTGTCTGCGGTGGAAGAAGCGATCTTTTTCCATAGTATTGCGCGGTGCAGTCCAACTCGCTTTGAATTAAAAGGAAATAACCCTTTAACGGAAAATTATTCGGTCTTGCGCCCGGAAGTCTTAGAAGATGCAAAGGGCTTATTGAAGGCAGCGAAAAATAAAGCTTTAATCGACCATTTGTTAGAGTTTGATGCGGTTATTATTGCGGGACAAGCAAAAAGTCATTGCGTGGCTTGGACGATTGACGATCTGCTGACGGAAATTAAAGCACGGGAGCCGAAGTTAGCGGGTAAAGTGTATTTATTGGACGATTGCGCTTCGGCAGTGGTCATTCCGGGTATTGTTGATTTTACCGAGCAAGCAGAGGCAAGCTATGCGCGCTTTGCCGAAGCGGGAATGCACCGCGTTAACTCGACCGACGCGATCGCGACTTGGCCCGATTTCCCGATAAACTAG
- a CDS encoding phosphate ABC transporter substrate-binding protein — translation MSQKNETVPLILALLLTLGIVGGGFWWFTRKNAPNDAVTVNNSPGSAATTPNTPVGNVPANPPPANNNSQTPNAFPAPATVPAGTAIRVNGSTSMVQINQALKNRFEQQFSGTTVTTQAGGTDAGIAAVINGSADVAAISRSLTPQEQSQGLVAVPVVQDAIAIVVGANNPFRQGLTRQQVVNIFTGQTTDWSAVGGKAGTLKVINRPAGSGTHQAFQELVLNKGKFGSGGNFQTLERDATTPLLRALGVDGIGYATYAQVANQQTVRVVAVDGLTPQAANYPFVRELSYAYKQPASPAVQAFLGFLGSPAGQSAVAPL, via the coding sequence ATGTCCCAGAAAAATGAAACGGTTCCTTTAATTCTCGCGCTGCTGTTAACGTTAGGGATTGTCGGCGGGGGATTTTGGTGGTTTACGCGCAAAAATGCACCGAATGATGCCGTAACGGTCAATAATTCTCCGGGAAGCGCCGCCACCACACCGAATACTCCGGTTGGGAACGTACCGGCAAATCCGCCGCCCGCGAACAATAACAGTCAGACTCCGAACGCTTTCCCCGCGCCCGCGACAGTACCGGCGGGAACAGCAATACGAGTCAATGGCTCGACGAGTATGGTTCAGATTAATCAAGCCTTGAAAAATCGCTTCGAGCAGCAGTTTTCGGGAACGACAGTCACGACGCAAGCGGGAGGAACGGACGCGGGAATTGCGGCGGTGATTAATGGCAGTGCCGATGTAGCGGCGATTTCGCGATCGCTAACTCCCCAAGAACAAAGCCAAGGGTTGGTTGCGGTTCCGGTGGTACAAGATGCGATCGCGATCGTTGTCGGGGCGAACAATCCCTTCCGTCAGGGTTTAACTCGCCAGCAAGTGGTCAATATTTTTACGGGGCAAACAACGGATTGGTCAGCAGTCGGGGGCAAGGCGGGAACGCTGAAAGTGATTAATCGTCCGGCGGGGAGTGGCACGCATCAAGCTTTTCAGGAGTTAGTTTTGAATAAGGGCAAGTTTGGCAGCGGCGGCAATTTCCAAACCTTAGAGCGCGATGCAACTACGCCGTTACTGCGCGCGCTGGGAGTCGATGGCATCGGGTATGCTACTTATGCCCAAGTCGCGAACCAGCAAACCGTTCGCGTTGTGGCGGTGGATGGATTAACGCCGCAAGCTGCGAATTATCCTTTTGTGCGCGAACTTTCTTACGCTTACAAACAACCGGCATCGCCCGCAGTGCAAGCATTTTTGGGTTTTCTGGGGTCGCCGGCCGGACAAAGCGCGGTCGCACCTCTTTAA
- a CDS encoding phycocyanobilin:ferredoxin oxidoreductase, whose protein sequence is MSEVSTPSLQEELHPLIRQLADVIVTSWQEYLDLSPYELPEGLGYVEGRLEGERLRIQNRCYQSREFRKMHLELAKVGKTLDILHCVMFPREGYPLPMFGCDLVGGRGQISAAIVDLSPTNSDLELSDSYRQQLAALPPAAFSQPRELPPWGDIFSEFCLFIRPSDEGEDARFLDRVKHFLEIHCRNAIAMQPVSGEDRDLYLEGQRYYCTKQQQNDKTRRVLEKAFGNEWAETYMTSVLFDLPPSIA, encoded by the coding sequence ATGTCAGAAGTTTCAACCCCCTCCCTCCAAGAAGAGTTGCACCCGTTAATTCGCCAACTCGCCGATGTAATTGTCACCAGTTGGCAGGAGTATTTAGATTTGTCTCCTTACGAACTGCCGGAGGGATTGGGCTATGTGGAAGGACGTTTAGAAGGGGAACGGTTGCGAATCCAGAACCGCTGTTACCAAAGTCGAGAATTCCGGAAAATGCACCTAGAGTTGGCAAAGGTGGGGAAAACGCTGGATATCCTGCATTGCGTGATGTTTCCTCGGGAAGGCTATCCGTTGCCGATGTTTGGCTGCGATTTGGTGGGAGGGCGCGGACAAATTAGCGCCGCGATTGTTGATTTGTCGCCGACGAACTCCGATCTTGAACTATCCGACTCCTATCGCCAGCAACTCGCCGCTTTACCCCCCGCAGCGTTTTCGCAACCGCGCGAGTTGCCGCCCTGGGGAGATATTTTTTCGGAATTCTGTCTGTTTATTCGCCCCAGCGATGAGGGGGAAGATGCACGGTTTCTCGATCGCGTCAAGCATTTTCTCGAGATTCACTGTCGCAACGCGATCGCCATGCAGCCCGTATCGGGAGAAGACCGCGATCTTTACTTAGAAGGTCAGCGCTACTACTGTACCAAACAACAGCAGAACGATAAAACGCGCCGCGTTCTCGAAAAAGCTTTCGGGAATGAGTGGGCTGAAACTTACATGACTTCGGTTTTATTCGATTTACCGCCCAGCATTGCTTGA
- the speB gene encoding agmatinase: MPTLPSLPPFLDSTVESSYEAARVVILPIPYEATTTYRKGCESGPEAILAASPQLEYYDVELKRETCFEIGIHTCEPVADTRQQPDLAPERMVETVKETVMRLVADGKFVIALGGEHGISVGVVAAYQELLSEPFTVIQIDAHGDLRHEYEGSIYNHACIMRRVVDMGLPTLPVGIRSICQEEATLINDKQIPVQWAHEIAENPNWIEEAIAQISTQKVFITIDLDGLDPSLMPGVGTPQPGGLSWYDLMRFLRRVFATREVIGCDIMELAPVVDSVVSEFTAAKLVYKLIGYQLASRG; the protein is encoded by the coding sequence ATGCCTACTCTTCCTTCTCTGCCCCCGTTCCTCGACTCCACCGTAGAAAGTTCCTACGAAGCCGCCCGCGTCGTCATTTTACCCATACCCTACGAAGCCACCACTACTTACCGCAAAGGGTGCGAAAGCGGGCCAGAAGCCATTTTAGCCGCCTCGCCGCAATTGGAATATTACGATGTGGAATTGAAGCGAGAAACTTGTTTTGAGATTGGCATTCACACTTGCGAACCCGTCGCCGATACGCGCCAACAGCCCGATCTCGCCCCCGAACGCATGGTTGAAACCGTTAAGGAAACGGTGATGCGTCTGGTTGCCGATGGGAAGTTTGTTATCGCGCTTGGGGGCGAACATGGGATTTCTGTTGGTGTCGTTGCTGCCTACCAAGAATTACTCTCAGAACCGTTTACCGTCATTCAAATCGATGCCCACGGCGATTTGCGCCACGAGTACGAAGGCTCGATCTACAATCATGCCTGCATCATGCGTCGCGTTGTCGATATGGGGTTGCCGACTTTGCCGGTAGGAATTCGGAGCATTTGTCAAGAGGAAGCAACATTAATTAACGACAAACAAATTCCCGTTCAGTGGGCGCACGAGATAGCAGAAAATCCCAACTGGATTGAAGAAGCGATCGCGCAAATCTCCACCCAGAAAGTGTTTATCACCATCGACTTAGACGGTTTAGATCCGAGCTTAATGCCGGGAGTCGGAACGCCGCAACCGGGAGGCTTGAGTTGGTACGACTTAATGCGATTTTTGCGCCGCGTCTTCGCGACTCGCGAGGTCATCGGTTGCGATATTATGGAACTCGCGCCGGTTGTCGATTCTGTCGTATCGGAGTTTACGGCGGCTAAATTGGTCTATAAACTCATTGGCTATCAACTGGCGAGCCGAGGCTAA
- a CDS encoding thioredoxin family protein, with amino-acid sequence MIGEQGQTSLGSRAPDFELPGTDGQVHHLTPYLQEYQAVGVIFLGNLCPYVRRYIDRLKAIQTEFQNRGFTLVGINANDGGQMPEETLEEMKKFAIEYELNFPYLRDSSQDVAQSFGVERTPEVFLLARDGTICYCGGIDDSPDTPEAVKQPFLRQAISALLEGREIVTTMTEAPGCSLIWQEKS; translated from the coding sequence ATGATTGGGGAACAAGGTCAAACATCGCTGGGCAGTCGCGCCCCTGATTTCGAGTTGCCAGGGACAGACGGACAAGTCCACCATCTAACGCCCTATCTTCAAGAATACCAGGCTGTCGGAGTCATTTTCTTGGGTAACTTATGCCCCTATGTCCGGCGTTACATCGATCGCCTCAAAGCCATCCAAACTGAATTTCAAAACCGAGGCTTCACGCTGGTCGGAATCAACGCCAACGATGGCGGACAAATGCCAGAGGAAACTCTCGAGGAAATGAAAAAATTTGCCATCGAGTACGAACTTAACTTTCCCTACCTGCGAGATTCCAGCCAGGATGTCGCGCAGAGCTTTGGCGTGGAGCGAACGCCCGAAGTCTTTTTGCTCGCTCGCGACGGAACCATCTGCTACTGCGGAGGCATTGACGACAGTCCCGACACCCCCGAAGCCGTGAAGCAGCCGTTTTTGCGGCAAGCGATTTCTGCCTTGCTCGAAGGGCGCGAGATTGTAACGACTATGACTGAAGCTCCGGGCTGTTCCCTCATTTGGCAAGAAAAAAGCTAG
- the pyrH gene encoding UMP kinase: MTYKRVLLKLSGEALMGDLGYGIDPKVVADIAQEIAEVVSIGTQVAIVVGGGNIFRGVKAASAGMDRATADYVGMIATVMNAITLQDALEQAGIPTRVQTAIAMQEVAEPYIRRRAIRHLEKGRAVIFGAGSGNPFFTTDTTAALRAAEIEAQVIFKATKVDGVYDSDPKLNPEAKRYTSLTYDRVLTQDLRVMDGTAIALCRENNIPIVVFDLFVRGNIIRSVKGEAIGTLVGGSCETK, from the coding sequence ATGACCTACAAACGGGTTTTACTCAAACTGAGCGGTGAAGCCTTAATGGGCGACCTCGGCTACGGAATCGATCCTAAAGTGGTTGCCGACATCGCTCAAGAAATAGCTGAAGTCGTCTCTATCGGCACGCAAGTTGCGATTGTTGTCGGTGGCGGCAATATTTTTCGCGGTGTAAAAGCAGCCTCAGCGGGCATGGATCGCGCGACGGCAGACTATGTGGGTATGATTGCCACAGTGATGAATGCCATCACCTTACAAGATGCCCTAGAGCAGGCAGGTATCCCCACGCGCGTTCAAACCGCGATCGCCATGCAAGAAGTTGCCGAACCTTACATCCGCCGTCGCGCCATTCGCCATCTTGAAAAAGGACGAGCGGTAATTTTTGGGGCGGGTTCGGGGAATCCCTTTTTTACCACCGACACCACCGCCGCCTTAAGAGCCGCAGAAATTGAAGCTCAAGTAATTTTTAAAGCCACCAAAGTCGATGGCGTGTACGACTCAGATCCCAAACTCAATCCTGAAGCCAAACGCTACACCAGCTTGACTTACGATCGCGTCCTCACTCAAGATCTGCGAGTCATGGATGGAACCGCGATCGCGCTGTGCCGGGAAAACAACATTCCCATTGTCGTCTTCGATCTCTTCGTTCGAGGCAACATTATCCGCTCCGTTAAAGGAGAAGCAATAGGAACACTTGTAGGAGGTTCGTGTGAAACTAAATGA
- the frr gene encoding ribosome recycling factor, producing the protein MKLNEVESSMKKAVEATQRSFNTIRTGRANASLLDRVLVDYYGSETPLKSLANISTPDASTIAIQPYDKTSMGAIEKAISLSDIGLTPSNDGVTIRLNIPPLTSDRRQELVKLAAKYAEEGKVSVRNVRRDAVDSTRKQEKSHEISEDEARDLQDKIQNLTNKYTSKIDDLLTQKEEDITTI; encoded by the coding sequence GTGAAACTAAATGAAGTTGAAAGTTCAATGAAAAAAGCCGTTGAAGCCACTCAACGGTCTTTTAATACGATTCGTACTGGCAGAGCCAACGCCAGCTTGCTCGATCGCGTCTTGGTAGACTACTATGGCTCCGAAACGCCGCTAAAATCCCTTGCTAACATCAGTACCCCCGATGCCAGCACGATCGCCATCCAACCTTACGACAAAACCAGTATGGGCGCGATCGAAAAAGCAATCTCCCTCTCCGACATCGGTTTAACGCCCAGCAACGACGGCGTAACCATCCGTTTGAATATCCCGCCCCTAACCAGCGATCGCCGCCAAGAACTCGTCAAACTCGCCGCAAAATACGCCGAAGAAGGCAAGGTCTCCGTCCGTAACGTGCGTCGTGATGCCGTCGATTCCACCCGCAAGCAAGAAAAAAGTCACGAAATTTCCGAAGACGAAGCTCGCGACCTTCAAGATAAAATTCAAAATTTAACCAACAAATACACCAGCAAAATTGACGACCTATTAACCCAAAAAGAAGAAGACATCACCACCATTTAA
- a CDS encoding NAD(P)/FAD-dependent oxidoreductase: protein MVDCIIVGSGPAGSAAAYHLAKRGHSVLVLEKESLPRYKACAGGVSPAVADWFDFDFSPVINAKVSQVNYTWQMGDPMAVELTTQPMWMVQRDTFDNFLLEKAKAAGAQVQDSTAVTALKFNNGAWQVTTNNGNFEGRYLIAADGATGPCAKLLGFKEIKPYTAGVLEIDSPPKQSDTAKFDFGTLKNGFIWAFPKGDRISIAAGVVGSHKANADELEKQLKTYASELGFNLANSQYRQQPMILWSENRTLHAQNALLAGDAAGVADPLLAEGIRPAMFTGVKAAEAISKALGGDGSALANYTKTIAEGWGNDMVWAQRLAGLFFKFPKIAYKVGVKRPAAAEVMSKILCGEMRYGEIADKATKVLKRSFLPGQG, encoded by the coding sequence ATGGTTGACTGTATCATTGTCGGTTCGGGTCCCGCAGGTAGCGCTGCGGCCTATCATCTCGCCAAACGCGGACATTCAGTATTAGTTCTAGAAAAAGAATCCCTACCGCGTTACAAAGCCTGCGCGGGCGGCGTTTCTCCCGCCGTTGCCGACTGGTTTGACTTCGACTTCTCCCCCGTCATCAACGCCAAAGTCAGTCAGGTCAACTATACCTGGCAAATGGGCGATCCGATGGCAGTCGAACTCACCACCCAACCGATGTGGATGGTTCAGCGCGATACATTCGATAACTTCTTGCTCGAGAAAGCCAAAGCAGCCGGCGCGCAAGTTCAAGATAGTACCGCCGTTACTGCCCTTAAGTTTAACAACGGCGCGTGGCAGGTCACGACCAACAACGGCAACTTTGAAGGGCGATATTTAATTGCCGCTGACGGTGCAACCGGCCCTTGTGCCAAGCTTCTCGGCTTCAAAGAAATCAAACCTTACACGGCTGGGGTGTTAGAAATCGATAGCCCCCCCAAACAAAGCGATACGGCAAAATTTGACTTCGGAACGCTTAAAAATGGCTTTATTTGGGCATTTCCGAAAGGCGATCGCATCTCCATCGCCGCCGGAGTTGTTGGCAGTCACAAAGCCAACGCCGACGAATTAGAAAAGCAACTGAAAACCTACGCCAGCGAACTCGGATTCAATCTCGCTAATAGCCAGTATCGCCAACAGCCAATGATTCTCTGGTCGGAAAATCGCACCCTCCACGCCCAGAATGCGCTGCTAGCAGGAGATGCGGCTGGAGTTGCCGATCCCCTCCTCGCCGAAGGGATTCGTCCGGCTATGTTTACCGGCGTAAAAGCTGCTGAAGCCATTAGCAAAGCATTAGGAGGCGATGGTAGCGCCTTAGCGAACTACACTAAAACCATCGCTGAGGGATGGGGTAACGATATGGTTTGGGCGCAACGTTTAGCGGGCTTATTCTTTAAATTCCCCAAAATTGCTTATAAAGTCGGAGTTAAACGCCCTGCTGCCGCTGAAGTGATGAGTAAAATTCTCTGCGGTGAAATGCGCTATGGCGAGATTGCCGATAAAGCGACGAAAGTTTTAAAACGCAGTTTCCTCCCCGGACAAGGTTAA
- a CDS encoding CsbD family protein, producing the protein MSLEDRAKATAKNIEGKVQEVVGEVTGDPQDKAEGKAKQAEAQTRHAVEDAKDSVKKAID; encoded by the coding sequence ATGAGTCTTGAAGATAGAGCTAAGGCAACTGCTAAAAATATCGAAGGTAAAGTTCAAGAAGTTGTCGGCGAAGTAACCGGCGATCCTCAAGATAAAGCAGAAGGTAAAGCAAAACAAGCTGAAGCTCAAACCCGCCATGCGGTTGAAGATGCAAAAGACAGCGTTAAGAAAGCAATTGACTAA